In Strigops habroptila isolate Jane chromosome 4, bStrHab1.2.pri, whole genome shotgun sequence, a single genomic region encodes these proteins:
- the CEP170B gene encoding centrosomal protein of 170 kDa protein B isoform X3 → MSVTSWFLVSSTGIRHRLPREMIFVGRDDCELMLQSRSVDKQHAVINYDKEKDEHWVKDLGSLNGTFVNDMRIPDQKYITLKLNDVIRFGYDSNMYVLEQIQHKVPEEALKHEKYTSQLQMNYKGTAMKRAVQPMEYSGYTESPQAKLEKGERKTITETSTYRTPLYGQPSWWGEDDANNKEDRRQEEHYSERPKEITQHEEELNGNISAYRDAQEQSVFAFRREPSYFEIPTKEFQQPPKSQETQVHEIPTKDVDAVVAPVVQSHASFTIEFDDGTPGKIKIKDHVTKFSLRQRRPYSKEPAHTEVMSAESKVADWLVQNDPSLMRRQSPGDDVYSTKSDLPVHVRTLKGNRHEDGTQSDSEDPVVPKAEKETMTGSERATEQTKLQRQMRRDPHEMLHNKQAFVIEFFEDTPRKKRSQSFTHSAHSSQSDTDPGMKTKAEKRKNALPAEKLGNAVPPSHLGAQTGKPSNSSSGTQRTSSFKREKTEDRINNSSSSASRVKTYGSVGRKSKMAQDFMAEYLRETAQSGKPNAEKPAPLPVPVAPRVVISSEPESASTPPPEVKSAQGRRNDEEDSVSETGTYTIETETQDKEVEEARKMIDQVFGVLESPEFSRISSAFRPIIKGEKDDSSSHQRLISENGTGQKSPLLQAFASKAVSGSQADAQMSAASQGSQKWVSRWASLADSYSDSGSVSGQGDGGSESGVAPKSGEPENTVPLRTRRLLPQLPPSDKSDSPTPTVLVCQESYSEVTKRTIVKDHCVEAYSDPSSRLFIQEDLDPDSLSDASRSDDGFSTEKGKKYKENNKMLEQMGEDTRSESQQPGASRVSNVRAVSEPVSTSFYIGDDSSDAGIPSKLPLSMSHARADKDSKDQEFSFKSAGTPVPGKPPVKDVSAYISASGKVVISLHQSLPQDQENMSGKEASSFVRQESFTKDKSSSGAPQNKLPHISSHPLLKDLEAVRSTRMDFGQETHLLLKDTETALAALEAKLLGQSQQLEPLETAGQLEDSLSGDSDVDTASTVSMVSGKNVPASTPKRKVIASLQKEKSSSTPSIQDQCGQPTARDRLTEKRKTQAPEASNRVEAAKRFQMKRSAGTRGSLDFTDDERSSSLPYLPVPDAVVSDHEHSVTRPVPRRKPFTQATKEDHSKTTSNVQKIQQVLTRSNSLSTPRPTRASKLRRARLGDASDNECVDTEKTASNPEATTLGPKQSTETKKLSRLDILAMPRKRAGSFTVPSDPETAQSRTGFSGRSVESYRKTGVSDVRAAARKMAAAASAKQPFNRTRSSSVKYSSSSASRRRPQGSDYTSTSEEEYGSNHSSPKHKRSHTSTATQTPRIRGSGLSKQKHNGRETDDDEDFDDHPDPYNFMAQTAEIAEIARLSQTLVKDVAILAREIHDVAGDGDSQSSSGTGPSTSLSSMPNTPASTISAREEIARRSFRLAYPSQLVQHIPEASLNYQKVPPGSVELKDFDQNMNNNREEDPSRKTRTRNREEVIFDNLMLNPVSQLSHAIRENTENLAEKMKILFQNSERTWEEMEAKINSENEVPILKTSNKEISSILKELRRVQKQLEVINAIIDPTGNLDVVASNKASSAAKQSTATKVRTANNSGSTLETLSPAQMRNYTQKSNCGSSSLQDSNFIPGGEKYVI, encoded by the exons AAACCAGTACTTACCGCACCCCTCTTTATGGGCAGCCCTCCTGGTGGGGGGAAGATGATGCAAATAACAAGGAGGACAGAAGGCAAGAGGAACATTATTCAG AAAGACCAAAAGAGATAACCCAACATGAAGAGGAACTGAATGGTAATATTTCTGCTTATAGAGATGCCCAAGAACAGTCTGTGTTTGCCTTCCGTAGAGAGCCGAGTTATTTTGAGATTCCAACTAAAGAATTTCAGCAGCCACCAAAATCTCAAGAAACACAGGTCCATGAGATCCCAACAAAGGATGTTGACGCTGTAGTAGCCCCCGTCGTACAAAGTCATGCCTCTTTCACCATTGAGTTTGATGATGGTACCCCTggtaaaataaagataaaagacCATGTGACTAAATTTTCACTCAGACAGAGAAGACCATATAGTAAAGAACCAGCTCATACGGAAGTGATGTCAGCAGAGAGCAAAGTGGCTGACTGGCTTGTCCAGAATGACCCAAGCTTGATGAGACGGCAGTCTCCGGGTGATGATGTGTACAGTACAAAGAGTGACCTGCCGGTTCACGTGAGGACACTTAAAG GCAATAGGCACGAGGACGGGACACAGAGCGACTCTGAAGACCCCGTAGTGCCCAAGGCAGAGAAGGAGACGATGACGGGCAGTGAGCGTGCGACAGAGCAAACCAAGCTGCAGCGCCAGATGAGGCGTGATCCCCACGAGATGCTGCACAACAAGCAGGCCTTTGTCATTGAATTCTTCGAGGACACGCCGCGGAAGAAGCGGTCGCAGTCCTTCACACACAGTGCTCACTCCTCCCAGAGCGACACTGATCCGGGGATGAAGACCAAGGCTGAAAAGCGCAAGAATGCTTTACCAGCAGAGAAGCTGGGAAATGCAGTGCCACCATCCCACCTCGGGGCCCAGACGGGCAAACCCAGTAACAGCTCCTCCGGGACCCAAAGAACTAGCTCCTTCAAGAGGGAGAAGACAGAGGATCGGATCAACAATTCgtcttcctctgcttccagagTTAAAACGTATGGGAGCGTTGGGAGGAAGTCTAAAATGGCTCAGGATTTTATGGCTGAGTACTTGCGGGAGACTGCTCAGTCTGGGAAGCCAAATGCTGAGAAACCAGCACCTCTGCCTGTGCCGGTAGCTCCGCGTGTGGTTATATCATCAGAACCAGAGTCTGCCTCTACTCCACCTCCAGAGGTAAAGTCTGCCCAGGGCAGGAGAAATGATGAAGAAGACAGTGTAAGTGAGACGGGCACATACACAATTGAGACGGAGACGCAGGATAAAGAGGTGGAGGAAGCACGAAAAATGATAGATCAg GTTTTTGGTGTTCTTGAGTCACCTGAATTTTCCAGAATCTCTTCAGCTTTTAGACCAATAATTAAAGGTGAAAAAGATGACTCCAGTTCTCATCAGCGTCTAATCAGTGAAAATGGCACTGGTCAGAAGTCACCCTTGCTCCAGGCATTTGCCTCAAAAGCTGTGAGTGGGTCTCAGGCTGATGCACAG ATGTCTGCAGCATCTCAAGGGAGTCAGAAGTGGGTGTCTAGGTGGGCAAGCCTTGCGGACAGTTACTCAGACTCCGGATCTGTCTCTGGGCAGGGTGATGGAGGTTCAG AAAGTGGTGTAGCCCCAAAATCCGGGGAACCAGAAAACACTGTGCCCTTGAGAACAAGACGCCTTCTTCCTCAACTCCCACCAAGTGATAAATCGGACAGTCCCACACCCACGGTCCTGGTTTGCCAGGAGTCCTATTCTGAGGTTACCAAGAGAACCATTGTGAAGGACCACTGCGTGGAAGCCTACAGTGATCCCAGCAGCCGTCTCTTCATCCAAGAAGACTTGGATCCAGATAGCCTTAGCGATGCCAGCAGATCTGATGATGgcttcagcacagaaaaaggcaagaaatataAAGAGAACAATAAAATGCTAGAGCAGATGGGAGAAGACACAAGGTCAGAGAGCCAGCAGCCAGGAGCCTCCCGAGTCTCAAACGTGAGAGCTGTAAGTGAGCCAGTTTCTACTTCATTCTACATTGGTGATGACAGCAGTGATGCAGGGATTCCCTCCAAGCTTCCTCTGAGCATGTCCCATGCTCGAGCAGACAAAGACAGCAAAGATCAGGAGTTTTCCTTCAAGTCTGCTGGCACACCAGTTCCTGGAAAGCCACCGGTCAAAGATGTTAGCGCTTACATAAGTGCATCTGGAAAAGTCGTTATTTCCCTTCATCAGAGTCTTCCTCAAGATCAAGAAAACATGTCGGGAAAGGAAGCATCATCTTTTGTTAGACAGGAAAGTTTTACCAAAGATAAATCTAGTAGTGGTGCTCCTCAAAATAAACTCCCGCATATTTCAAGTCACCCTCTACTTAAAGATTTAGAGGCTGTTCGGTCAACTCGTATGGACTTCGGTCAGGAGACTCACCTTCTCCTTAAGGACACTGAAACTGCCTTGGCAGCACTGGAAGCCAAATTACTTGGTCAAAGCCAACAGCTGGAGCCCTTGGAAACTGCTGGTCAGCTGGAGGACTCCTTGTCAGGGGACTCAGACGTGGACACTGCCAGCACAGTCAGCATGGTGAGCGGCAAAAATGTTCCAGCGAGCACCCCAAAACGCAAAGTGATCGCGAGCTTGCAGAAGGAGAAATCTTCCTCTACGCCATCCATCCAGGACCAGTGTGGGCAGCCCACTGCTCGGGACAGACTGACGGAGAAGCGGAAGACGCAAGCACCAGAGGCGTCAAACCGCGTGGAGGCTGCCAAACGCTTCCAGATGAAGCGCAGTGCTGGGACTCGAGGGTCTCTTGACTTCACAGATGACGAGAGAAGCTCAAGCTTACCCTACTTGCCAGTCCCTGATGCAGTCGTGTCTGACCATGAGCACTCTGTAACCCGTCCGGTTCCCAGAAGGAAACCTTTTACTCAGGCCACCAAGGAGGACCACAGCAAAACAACCTCAAATGTGCAGAAAATCCAGCAAGTCCTCACCCGCTCCAACAGTTTATCCACCCCACGACCCACAAGGGCCTCGAAGCTACGTCGTGCCCGGCTGGGAGATGCCTCAGATAATGAATGTGTCGATACTGAGAAAACAGCGTCCAACCCTGAAGCCACCACTCTGGGCCCCAAGCAGTCCACAGAGACAAAGAAGCTCTCCCGGCTGGACATCCTTGCCATGCCAAGGAAACGGGCAGGCTCGTTTACAGTGCCCAGTGACCCTGAGACGGCGCAGTCGAGGACAGGGTTTTCGGGCCGGAGTGTGGAGTCCTATCGGAAGACAGGTGTTTCAGATGTTAGAGCTGCGGCGAGAAAaatggcagctgctgcctctgcaaaGCAGCCTTTCAACAGGACGCGTTCAAGCAGTGTCAAGTATTCCTCCTCGTCCG CATCAAGGCGGAGACCACAGGGTTCAGATTATACTTCTACTTCGGAGGAGGAATATGGCTCAAATCACAGCTCCCCTAAACACAAACGCTCCCATACTTCAACAGCCACACAAACACCGAGGATACGTGGCTCTGGGCTGAGCAAGCAGAAGCACAATGGCAGAGAAACGGATGATGATGAAGATTTTGATGACCATCCTGACCCATACAACTTCATGGCGCAAACAGCAGAGATAGCAGAAATAGCCAG GCTCAGCCAAACCTTGGTCAAGGATGTGGCCATCCTTGCTCGAGAGATTCATGATGTTGCTGGAGATGGGGACTCTCAGAGTTCATCGGGGACAGGACCAAGCACCTCCCTCAGCTCTATGCCCAACACTCCTGCATCTACCATATCAGCGAGAGAAGAG ATTGCTCGTAGATCTTTTCGGCTGGCATATCCATCTCAG TTGGTGCAGCACATTCCAGAAGCAAGTCTGAACTACCAGAAAGTGCCTCCGGGATCAGTGGAACTGAAGGATTTTGACCAAAATATGAACAATAATAGAGAAGAGGATCcctcaagaaaaacaaggacAAGAAACCGTGAGGAG GTAATCTTTGACAATCTGATGTTGAACCCAGTGTCCCAGTTATCACATGCAATCcgtgaaaatacagaaaatcttGCTGAAAAAATGAA GATTCTGTTTCAAAACTCAGAAAGGAcctgggaggagatggaggccaaaattaattcagaaaatgaagtgcCAATTCTGAAGACCTCAAACAAG GAAATCAGTTCTATCCTGAAGGAGCTCAGGAGAGTTCAAAAACAGCTTGAAG tCATAAATGCTATCATTGACCCTACTGGAAACTTGGATGTAGTTGCCAGTAACAAAGCATCTTCTGCTGCTAAACAATCTACAGCCACTAAAGTCAGGACTGCTAACAATTCTGGGTCTACACTGGAGACTTTGTCCCCAGCACAGATGAGAAACTACACACAGAAATCGAACTGTGGGTCTTCTAGCTTACAGGATTCGAATTTCATTCCAGGTGGAGAGAAATATGTGATCTGA